The Methylocella silvestris BL2 DNA segment GCGGGCTGGACGATCGGCGGAGGCGTCGAATTCGCCGTCAATGACAATTGGTCGGTGAGGGCAGAGTATCGCTACACAAGGTTCGGCTATTTTAGCGATGGGCCGATCGCCTATCCGACGGTATCCCAGAGTCATAGCTCGACGCAGAACCAGCTTCAGGTCGGCTTCAGCTACAAATGGCCGCCCCTCGCGCCCGCAGCCGTCGTCGCCAAATATTGAAAGGGACATTGCCCAGAGCATCAAGCGTGAGTACGCGCGGCGGCAGGAGGGCCTAACCTTTGCTGCACTGCGGAATCGGCGAACTCCAGACAAAGTTGCGGCGTTCGTCTCAAGTTAAATTACGATGATTTTGGATTGAAATTATCCAAAATCATAAATGGCGATCAATTCCCGGTGTTCGAAGCATCCTGCCGAGCGAGCCTGTTTCCTCAAAAATGCTCGGGGGCTTTGGCGGCTTCTTCTTCGTCGAGCCGGTTGCGCATGATGAAAGGCAGCTGGGCGAAGGTGAACAAAAGCACCAGGATGAACAGGCCCGGGAATTTGAAGGCGACCCAGACGTCGGTGGATTGCGTGCGCCAGACGATCTCATTGAGGCCAGCCAGCACGAGGAAAAATCCGGCCCAGCGCCAGGTCAGCAGCCGCCAGCCACGCTCGCTGAGGCTCATGGCATGGTCGAACAGGATCGGCAGCACGGGGCGGCCGATCGCCATTCCGATCAGCAGCGCGGCGCTAAAGCAGATGTAAAGAATCGTCGGCTTCATCTTGATGAAGGTCGCGTCGTGCAAATAAAGCGTCAGCGCGCCGAAGGCGATGGCCAGCGCCGCGGTGATCAGCGGAACGGCCGGAATGCGCCGCGTCATTGCATAGGAAATGACGAGCGCCACGAGAACGGCGACGATCAGCACCAAGGTTGCGGTAAAAAGACCCGCCTGCTCGCCCGCCAGCAGCGCGGGCGGTAAAAACGGCGCGACCAGGGGATGAAACAGCTGCGGCCGCGCATTGGCGAAGAAGAACAGAGCCAAGGGCCCGATTTCGAGGCCGAGCTTCAGCCACGGATTTGGATGCGCGGGGCGCGTCGCGCCAGCCTTTGGATGGCGCTGATCGGAAAGCGGCTTGGGCATTTCGTTCATAC contains these protein-coding regions:
- a CDS encoding septation protein A; this encodes MNEMPKPLSDQRHPKAGATRPAHPNPWLKLGLEIGPLALFFFANARPQLFHPLVAPFLPPALLAGEQAGLFTATLVLIVAVLVALVISYAMTRRIPAVPLITAALAIAFGALTLYLHDATFIKMKPTILYICFSAALLIGMAIGRPVLPILFDHAMSLSERGWRLLTWRWAGFFLVLAGLNEIVWRTQSTDVWVAFKFPGLFILVLLFTFAQLPFIMRNRLDEEEAAKAPEHF